In Panicum virgatum strain AP13 chromosome 5K, P.virgatum_v5, whole genome shotgun sequence, the genomic window GCGTGCTGAAGTGAGTCTAGCATCCTTTTAGCAAACATGTGCAGGTTTGTACTCTCATTAACATAGCCATCTTTGAGCACCATGTTCTGGCTTTCCGATCTCTGTGTTGATGTCATTCTGCCACAGTACATCCCCTTAAAGTAAGCTGAAATCCACCTCTCCCTTTTTTCCCACAGAGCTTTTATTGCAGGGTGTTCAGCAATGCCACATTCATCAACTAGCCTATTCCATTCGACTTCGAATTGCATTGGCCCAAGTGGATAATTTATCAAAGATTCCAATTTTTCTTTCAGTTTCATATCCTTGTGTTGGGTGTAGAGCTGGTCCAGCTCAAACTCCCACGGCCTTAGGATGTGCCAGCGACAGTTTCTGTGATGTGTCTTGTCAAAAACCACTTTTATCGCTTGCCTCATAGCTGGATCTTCATCTGGCAGTACGCAATAAACCAGGGGGGAAACAGTGTCAGACACATGTAGTTTGCAATCCAGAAGGAACTAATATTGCAACCAGATAGAATGAAGTTTTCAATCATTGTATTGGATAAGAAATATGGCACACCTGTTAGGATTACATGGGGCTGCCGACCACCCATGCAGCTCTTGAAGGTCTCAAACAACCACCTGAATGATTTAGTTGACTCATCACCAATCAGCGCTTGCCCGAATGTCACATTATTCAAGTTATTGTTGGCCCCAACAAACATGGTTAGTGGCATGTGCCTGCTATTTGTTTTGTGCGTTGTGTCAAATGTAATGACATCTTCAAAGTCTCTGTACTCAGCCCTTTGGCTTACATGACTCCAGAATATGTTCCTCACCACCCCAGTTTTTGGATCTGCATCCACATTCCAGTAGAAGTGCTCTTTGTTCTCCTTACACTCCCTAAAAAATTGGAGAAGCTTGTTAAGATCATCGTCTCTTTCTTCTC contains:
- the LOC120709739 gene encoding protein FAR1-RELATED SEQUENCE 5-like translates to MTRYMHAHKNMEEGMCDIFNIMTRNGIPHQAALNMMVDLYDGRHMWGFTEKDIKNMKAEKVREERDDDLNKLLQFFRECKENKEHFYWNVDADPKTGVVRNIFWSHVSQRAEYRDFEDVITFDTTHKTNSRHMPLTMFVGANNNLNNVTFGQALIGDESTKSFRWLFETFKSCMGGRQPHVILTDEDPAMRQAIKVVFDKTHHRNCRWHILRPWEFELDQLYTQHKDMKLKEKLESLINYPLGPMQFEVEWNRLVDECGIAEHPAIKALWEKRERWISAYFKGMYCGRMTSTQRSESQNMVLKDGYVNESTNLHMFAKRMLDSLQHADDMDAGETHFA